Part of the Sylvia atricapilla isolate bSylAtr1 chromosome 1, bSylAtr1.pri, whole genome shotgun sequence genome, CAGTAGActtttttgttccatttccCTTCTTTAACTGGTTTTAAGGCTTTTCTTTGACAGGCAGACAAATATTTGGCAGCTGGGTTAACTGAAGCGTAGAAGGAGCCTCTTTGAGTGCTACATGAAGGTATTTGTAGCAGATAAATAGCTAGAACAAAGTAAAAGTAGAATATTCCATGTagagttaattttaaaaataaccattcATTTTCTATCCCTATTTTCATCTTTGTTGTAGCAGATGAAATTATGTACACAGATGCTAACACTGCATCTGATTGATATATGAGTAAAAATGGTAAGCATCCACTTAAAGTCCCATTgaatttacaaatatttgtgGTATATTGTGTAAaacagtttttgtttgttttctttcctgtggtATATCTTCCAACAGAATACAGAAGCAACCCATACTTCTTCAGACTTATGTTTTCATGCCTCTCATCCTACCTTCTGAATTGAGGATGTGCCCCCTCCCAAGTTATGaggtatttttattgtttgaaagCAGTGATGTTACCACTTTccttgtgggttgagataaagcataacaccaaaaaaaaaaaaaaaaaaaaaaaaaaaaaggagcaaacaaCAGAACaagccaaataaaataaagagcatAGCATCAAGCATTGTATCTTATGCTAGCTTCTTTCAAAGCCAATTATGAAATGTCTCTTGATATTTATACTTGGGATCCAAAGACACTAAACCTTCAGTAATAGCTATAGTAGTTGAAGATTAATAAGCTTCCATGCTTTTCCCTCcctatttctcatttttcctagAAGCTGTTTATTACAATTGCATTGTTCCCATGCTTCTAGGCATCTTTTCTTGTCTGTCTTGTAATTACTAGACTGCTAAAATAATTGTTGCACTTCACAGAACTCAGGCTAGCATGTAGAAGTTGCTTTTCATTgtaaagtatgaaaaaaaattaattttgaccTAAAACCATTCCAGCACTAATTAGTATTGGATCTTATCTGGGGATTCAGTTTGAATTAGGTAAAACTACATAAAATCTCTTCAGTGCATTCTGTCAAGCTTTACACATGTACCCAtttgaggaagaagaggagatgTGTCAGGGGAGATTGTGATGGTAAATGCCATTTggtataaaataaaagagaaaaacgCCAGAATTAGAACTTTTAACTCATGGTTTCCCTTAGTGGACAATACTGTCTGTATACCCAGGAAAGCACAAAATACAACACTCTAATATGGATAATATGTCCAGGGCTACTGCTGTTGGTTACTACCCATGAAAATGCAAGTCCTTTACAGCATCTTCTTTATATGTACTTTCCAAAATTAGTAAATGCAACCAGATTTGGTAGTTAGGTAGTGGGAGATTAATGAGAAAGAGCTGAAGTTTCCATGCAGGCTGTGGTTACTCCAGACTGCTATGAGGCAGGAGCTTACCCACCCAGTTTCGAATAGTTAgctctcagtgctgcagagctggaagttTGAAAGGCAGCTTGTGCTGCTTAGGGACAGagaacataaaataaaacaaaaagcagctcaTTTTGAGAAGCTGGCTACTGTGACATGGCATCCCAGGGTCCCCGAAACAGCACTTAGGTTGCTgctgttaaaaacaaaccccaaaacaaacaaaacaccagaatAGTTGAGtttccaaggaaaataattgtATCAAGCTGTGAAACTTGGTTAATAGTAAGACACAAGAGATCTGACCTTTACATTTACCAGCTGGGAGAAATGAGGCTTTGTTCCTTACCCAGAACACAGTCAAGATGTGTGGTGATTCTTATTTGAGGAGGAATACTCTTATTTGATGTTAGCATCAGATAACCCAAGCCTTAAATAGAGCTTACCTGTCCATCAAAGACATTCCAATGCCACCATTCCCAGACTTACACTGATGCTGCATCCTCTGAATCTGTGCAATACTTCAATAAATCTTCTGTTTAGGCTGATCAAGCTACTGGCAATCAGTTCCAGAAACAAAGAGGATAAATAAACTAGGTAACAGCAGCCCTTAAGGTTTCTAACTTATAATCGTGTCTTGCTAACCGCCTGCAACTGTGTTGCATACATACATAcggggaaggagagaaaaaggacaaaaccagtttatagaaagggaaaaatctggATGAACAGAATCCCTTCCCTTAGTGACATAGTTGTGTGCAATTGCTCTGCTAGGATCATGTGTCTTCTACTAACACTTTATTTGTAGGAATGCAAGTGTGACAAAGTTAAGAGTGAAGTGCAGCTACACTCATTAGCTCATTCCGGCAGGAAAGAATCTTAAAAACCCGAAGTTGAGTCCaggtgaagaaaacaaaaaggataaAAGTCTGGTGGATTACCTAtagaaataaagaggaaaaaaccttcaAGGAACTAACACAaacttcataattttttattttcagaatatcaAGAAGAAATCTGCTAAGATTCTCTGGCACATCTGTTGATgtcaggtttttaaaagaaaaccaaaccaaccaccaaccaacaacaaaaagccacacacacacacaaacccaaaaaagcccccccaaaaccaaaacaaaccaaaaacccacagACAAAAATCGCATCCCAAAAACAAGATCAAGACCCCAGCTAAACATTTTAACCTGTTTCCCCCCCAAGACAACAAAGCCATTGAAAAGAAGCAGAGTGATCCTTGCATGTATGTTGTGTGTCCctgaaggaaacacaaaatagGCTCAAGCTAGAAGGATTTTTGTAGGAGAATTCAGGAGATACCTGAAATTCAAACATCCAAAAATGTTATTATAATAGCAGAACTTCTGTAGTTAGAAGTTACCTCTGGAGACTCTAGTCCAACCCCCTCCTTCTGGAAGGTCAACTAGAACAGCTTGTTCAGTACCATGTCAAGTTGGATTCTGAGTATCTCCATGGATGAAGACTCCTTAATCTTTCTGaacaacctgctccagtgtttgaccatcttcacagtaaaaatgttttctcttgcatttaAATGGGATTTCCtgtccttttgtttgtttccattaCATCTAGTCCTGTCACTGAGCAGCACTAAGAAGAGACTGGCTCCATTTTTACTGTCTCTCATCAATATTTCTACAAACTGGTAAGATCCTCCAGAGCTTTCTTTTTGCAGACTGAACGGTCCCATCTCTCAGTTCCTCCTCACATACAGAGGTTCTACTCCTGTGATCAACTTAATGGCCCTTTGCTCCACTCCTTGTCCAGTACATCCGTGACCTTCTTGTTCCGGCAGAGTGCTGAGGCCACCACATTGCCCCAGATGTgtctcaccagggctgagtgaGCACCGGGGAATAATCTCCTCTACCAGCGCTCTGGAAGAGCTGGCAGCCGGCTTTGGAGTGCACCCCAGATGTTGTTGGCCGCCTTTGCCACAAGGGTGCATTGCTTGCTCATGTTCAACTTGGCgtctgctggcagctccaggcccttcctgcAGAACTCCTTTCCCACCGGTTGGCCCCGGGCGCGTCCTGGTGTGCTGGGTTAACAGCAGTAACACTGCAGTTCCCTGCACTGGCTGCCATCAGCAGATCTCTCCAGCTTGGTAATGTCTCTCTGGACACCAGCACAACCATCCAAGATACTGACGGCTCTATCCAGTTTCCGTATCACCTGCAAACTTACATAGGGCGCTCCATGCCATCATCCAAGTCTTTAATGGAAATGTTAGCCAGCACGGGCCCAGTGCTGATCTCTGGGATACACCACTAAGGGCTGGTCTCCTACTGAACTTCATGTCACTGATCACAGTCCTTTGAGCCCAGTAGCTCAGgtcattttctgtttccactATTTAGTCAGTACTTCATCAGTTTCTCTATGAGGATGCAATGGCAAACAGTGCTAAAAACCTCCCTAAGATCAAGATGAGCAACCACCActgccctccagcagccagTAATCTCATAGCAAAAGACTACTAAGTTGGTCAAGCATGATTTCCTCTTCATAAAGCCCTGATGATCACTCCCAATCACGTTTTTGTCCTTCATTTGTTTACCAATGATTTCCAGAGTTATTTGTTCCACCAATTTTCAAGGGATTTAGATAAGGTTCACTGGCTTTATGTTTTCCAGATTCTCCTTCTAGGTCATCTTGCAAAAGGGagttatatttgttttctttcagaccTCAGAATTCTCTCCTGGGCACCATGACCTTCCAAAGATAGGGAAGAGTTGCCTGTCAAGGACATTGGCAAGCTCCCTCAGCATTTGTGAATGGATCCCAGCAGGGCCTATGAACTTCCCATACATCTTGTTTCAGTGTTCCCTAATCTCATCCTTCTTTACCAACAGGAAATCTTCCTTGCTTCAGACACCACACTGGTGTCTCAACACTtgcatatttattatttatgtttgAGTTTAATCAGGAGCTCCTTGTTTATTCTTGGAGGCATCCTGTCACCTTTACCTGATTTCCCACTGGGGGGGATGGACCAATCTTGAGCTTGGAGAAGGCAATCCCTGAAATTCAACCAGGTGCTGTTGGCCCTTCTTCTGTCCAGGATCATATCCTGGggaagactttaaaaaatataaatttcttaATTCCGTGAGTGACATCTGTATAAGCTACATTAGCAGATTATATATTAAAGGAAATAACAGATACTTAGACGTGATTTGTTTAGAAGGAGCCAATATTGCTTTCATTGGAAGAATTGCACTTCACAGTTGTGTTGGATTGTATTGAAATTTTTTAGGAGCACTAACAGGATGTAGATAAGGCACTGATTGATATGTTCCCTTAGGGTTTCTGAAGGTATTTGAAAAATTCTTAATTGCAAACTTTTGAAAGGTACTAAGCAGTCATGTTTAGGAGAGAAAACCCCCAGGTTTTCTCTCCTAAAGATAAAGATAAGCACGGGGGTAAAAGTGTCAATTCTCTCAGCAGGAAAAAGTGCCAACTGGTGTTGCAGGGGAtcctctgctgcccagcacatCCACAAATGAAGTGCAAGAGGGGGAGCTGGAATATAAACAAATTTACTGATGGCCGAGTTATTTAATTGCAAGAGCCAACTACAAACTGGCAGAAAGAAATTCAAGGTATATTGGTGTAAATATATTTGTGAGACAAACAGGCAAACTATCATCATATAAAACCAAGGATTCTGAGCTGTTAGGCTTGAGATATTTCTTGATTAGTATTAACTCAGAGCTCATTAGCaatcaaaaaccaaaccaaacctttgaagttaataaaaaaagagaccATCATTATGACAGCAGAGTATGGTGTGCCTACATCTCAAGTGCTGTGCAGAGTTCTCTCTCACACTATCAAAAGAGAACCCCATAAACTGACAGAAACATCTGCAGAGCTGATTATACTTCAAGAGTAGATCTTGGCCATTTTAGTATCCTTCTGTCAAGTACAACAGAGAATTTGAAGGGTGCTTGATTTTTCACAGAGGCTCAAGTAGCACTTGTTGATGCTAAAGTATCATTAGGCAAAAAATCACAGGTTTCTAGCAGTATAAGCATCAAGCTTCCTAAACTggcaaaataaatataacacaAGCATTTCGGAActactaaaataaattaattccattttttattctcttgaaagctgcagaaacatttttatttaaggcTTCATGTTAAGGTGAGGCATGTAAATAGCTTTATCTAAAATTTTATCTTGCATGCCCTCAGCTAATCATTTCAAAAGGTAACTGACTTATTACGATAACATCTATAAAACAACTTCTTTATTAAATAAAGTTATACAAcactcacacacaaaaaagttcTGGTTCTATAGCATAAGTATTTTGacagagaaacacaggaaatttttttccagaatttacTTCAGGGGTTTTGATTCCAGACAGCATTTTCTATTTCCACTTAAGGGGGACAGAAGACCAAGAAATAGTTAAGCTTAGATATGCTTTATAAACCATTAATTTCAATTACCAATCCAAATACCATAAAGACCTACAGAATCATCTCAAATTCGCATAGTTGCTCATTTCCAGGATTTCACGGGGCTAAGAACAGATGTGTGTCAGAAATCAGGAAACTGGCTCAATTcctttgggattatttttttccagaatggaAGCAAGGGGGAGGAAgggtaaagaagaaaaacaatttgaaTGAAACATCACTCTCTCTCCTGTcttaaaaagaagcagaggCTTTGAGTAGAATGAGAGTATCAGCTacagcaggcagctccagatAAGGGTTCAGATGTACAATTATCAGTTCTGATAAGTCAGGGATCAGAGCTTTTTGTCTTCAGCGTTGCCTACAGCACTTCCTTTCCCAGACACACTACAACCAGATTAGGAAAGATAGGAGATAAGACAGAAGCAGTGCAGAGGATAGTTCAACAGTATATGCTTTGGGCACCAGAAGAGGAACATTATTACTGCAGTAAGCAAActtccttttcagtttctcccttccttccagTATCTTGTCCAATACTGAGCCATGTGTTATGAAACACAAATAATCCTCCCTTtaccattctttttttttccctttttaaaaaactctaCTCTGCACAAATtgtaaattttgaagtattaTAAGAACAATCTTCCATCTAGAAAGTTGCTACTAATACACCTGATAGCAGGGAAGTCTTATAAAAAGGACAGGTTGTTAATACATTTTCTTAGTCTTAGTAGCCTTAGACTGACAGAAAGGTTCTTTATTTCAAGAACTATGTGAATAGTTCACATTTTCCATATCAGAAGCAGCATACATACTGAAATTAAGTACATCTAAGAACAAGTTAAATAGAcaatctttatttatttttctacattCATTGATTTGTGATCCATACTCATTCCTTGataaatgaagaggaaaagctCAAATGCATACCCTAGCTGGTGACAAGAACTACTCATATTTAACAtcttaaaaataccaaaaggTATTATGTATAAATAACCTTCCAAAGCAGACCCTTATTTGTACTTCATTTACTTACAACCAACAATTTTTCTGCACATCACATTTTCTAGTGAGCAAGGCAGCACACATCAACCAGAACAAGTCATGTATGCCAACATCTTCATCTTTGCCTCTATCCCCTTCCAGAGTAAAACCTCACAGTAtcattaaatctctttttttttttttcttatatcaAAACAATTCAGGTTCCTTGCTCAAGTATAACAAAAACCAGTAACAAAGCCTTTAGATCACACAGGGgctaaattaattttgttcagaGGAAGGGTGAAGGAAAAGTCGACAAAAGGGAATCAAAGAGTCCCGAGTTTTCCTAGAGGCTCTTCTTGAGGGCCCTgaggctgggaagcagctggtCCGCACTCAGACGCTCCTCCACATTggccttccagcagcagctgatgatGCTGTGCAGCGTCTGGCCCGCCGCGGACTGGCGGAACACCTCGGCAGCCAGCGAGGGGCGCAGGTTGTAGGCGACCACGGCGTAGAGCACGTACTGCCGCTCACCCAGGTACGGCTGCTCCCGCATCAGCATCTGCCACAGGGTGATGGCAAACGAGTAGATGTCCGCTTTGGCGGTGACCCGCTCCCCCTTGAGGAGCTCGGGGGCACGGTGTGTGTACGTGCCCCCTTGGTGGCAAACGTGGCCGCTCTGGGACAAGCCCTTCTCCAGTTTCTGGGAGCACCCAAAGTCTCCGATCTTGCACACTCCCTGCTCAGTGATGAAAACATTCGCAGGCTTCAGGTCCAAGTGCACGATGTCGCGTGAGTGCAGAAAGGCTAAGCCTGTCATGATGTCACAAGAATAGCACATAGTGTCTTCCATGCTCAGGGTCTTCCTTCCACATCCTCCTTCATCATCCTCCCGCTGTGTCCATGCATCCCCAGTGCCATAAATTACATGGTGCAGAGTGATGTTACCCACATACTCCATGATGATGGTCCCCAGGCTGTTCTCGCTGGCCGGGGCACAGGTGCTGGCAGCCACCACACGTACCACATTATTGTGCTGGAGCTGGACCACGTTCAGCTCAGCCCAGAAGCTCTGCCGCGATGCCAGCCGGTTCTTGCTGCTCTTCTTCACCTGCTTCACAGCCACTGTTGCACCATGGTAGGTGGCTTTGTAGACAGAGCCAAAGCCCCCAGatcccaagggctgcaggaggcagagctgctcccagtcaATGGAGTACCAGGACAGGCGTGGAGGCAAGCGACGAGTCCTGGCTGAGGAAGCTCCCCCCAAAAagcttttgctgtgtttgccaGGGATAACtaaagggctgctgcaggggcgCAAATGCGCAGAGGGGGAATACtcgaaagaaagaaagcaattaAGAGGAATAGGTGATGGCATAATATGAAGGAGAAAACAATAGGCAGCTACtaagacagaaaacaagaaagcttCCCTGACAGAAAGGACTCTAAACTGCTTTCCAAAGCCTTTTATCCTCCCTTCCCcattttccctccctcctccaaaTGAACTGCATCTGTCACAACTGTCAGAACCAAATCAGGTTCACCTGGAAACATTCTTCTTCAGCCCTGAAGCAAATATCTAGAAAGGCAAACAGATTTAAAcctaaaaaattattaactcGTAAGTATTTCACGTAATTTCtaatctcaaaagaaaaataaatatgttctgCCCATTAAATGCCTCTAGCAAAATGCCCCAGGAATAAAGAAAGCAGTGATTGGTGAATGCATTTCACCCTGGCTCCAGGCAGGAATGATCAGCATCAGGTGCATTAAACAGCTCAAAATCTTTGTCAGTGGAAGCAGCTGAAGTGGTCAGTGCTAACATTTGATGATGCTGTGGCAGACATAAATATAAAAGTGTGTTTGTACCACTTAAACTGGCTTAGCTTTAGCCATGAAAGACTGTAACCTTCACAGCAGCATAAAGAGGAATTGTTGTTCTGTATCATCCTTTGGATACAGTAACTAGAATTACACATAAGTATTTGGTCATCTTCCCATCACACCCCATGCAGTAGTACAGggatgcattttatttctggattgtgcattttatttctggatccttcttagaaaaaatattgcagaattTACAGACCTGTTCTGGCAGAAATCAAAGAAATGTACTTTTGTGTTAGTGACCTATGTGGTttttaaagggctttttttaattttgacccTCTTATGTATTTGCAGTGCTCATACTAACTGCCATAGTGTTTGGTACCTGCTCTACTCCCCAGACAGCAGAGCACCCTTATGGGACCTACCCAGTTAAGGGTTTTTAAATATTCCAGTATCTTTCTGTACATGTTGACAAATATCTTGGAGACCTTAGAAGCCATTTCCTACCTCCTCACTTTTCAGAACCTTCCTCTGGATGTCAGAATTTTCAGTACAGCTTCTGCCATGGGACTTCAGACTGACAGTGCCTCTTTCTCCAGGGTTTATCTCTGGGCAGCACCAACTCTGCAGGCAGTTACTGCAGGGGTTTCTTGGtggtttaactttttttttttttttttttttttttttttcctggatgagTAAAATGCAGCACAGGCCACTGAGGGGGGTTTCAAGGGTACCCAGACCATATGCAAGCAGAACTGGAGTGCTCTCCACCTTGAGATGGATTCAGGTGTTCATCTTAACACACAAACCTCACGTCCCAAAGTCACTTCCTGACCCTCCCTGAATTCTAGATCAGCTGGACCAGAGCATCTCAAAGGCATCACTTCTCAGTGAATCAGGGATGGCGACCTTCCCCAGGACTGAGATTTAGTACAATCAGGAGGAATTTGCCACAGCAATTCACAGGGAAGCAAACTTGGATCACAGATGAATAGGAATGGAGAATTTGGGTTATCATCTGGCACTGTGAAACAGGCTGGGGAAGATCTAGATAAAAATGTACTATTAGGACTTGTTGGCAAGTGAGAGTGCAAAGACTAAGGGATGCTAAGAGACCTCACAAGGGCCATGGGTGGGACAGTTCCTGCAGATGGGACTGTCTGACCACACAAGGCTCCTCTTTCCTGGCCCCTCCCAGCCTAGAAGGGACTCTGGTGAGCTTTCCTTTGTACAGCATGAGACAGCAAAGTAATACCCTATTGCTACCCCTGCTTTGGGGAACTTTTCTGGCTCATCATCAGTCGCACAGGAATGTTTTGGGAGTGGGGGAGGACCAGAGGATCTTTAGTATCCTTTAGTATAGTTTTAAATATGCAGTGAAATAAGCCATGAAGACAACAGATATAAACTTTCCTTTCTTGAGCAGCACTACGATGTTAAGCTTGTGTGTAGAAAGTTTTAATTTCCAATCTTTGCAGAGAATATGTTCTAGGCAGCTGGGTTGtgatggaaatgaaaagctgcagaaagtGGATGAAGTTAcataagagagagaaaagatttttatgCCTGTTTTCCAATTCTTCAGTGGGCTTCTGTGCCATATAGGATATAAAAGAACCAGAAAGacatttctgctctgaattCTCCAAGCCTGTATTCACCAGGTTATGGTGGCAGTGAAGTTCAAAGGGAAAGTTGGGTATGgagaggcacaggcaggaggatgTGTGGATGACTGAGCATAGACCTGTTAAGCTGACAACCATAGCAGCCTATCTGATGATTGTCAATGCTataaaacagcaataaaaccaTATGTTGATGAAATGGACAGGATTAAGGCTGTTTCCAAATTTCTTTGATTGAAATTGCATTCAAAAGGATATATCAGACCTTccatattattattttcaaactCCATGTCCATATCTGTCAGCTGCCCTTTTGTTACTGCTTGAGTTAATTTTCTTGTTACCCTTTTCTGtcagaaatctttctgttttgcCCTGCCATGGTAGGCATTGTTGTATTGTTCTTGGGGAATACTCTGAATTTTTGAACAGGAAGAGAGGCATTTTTTGGGATGTAAAGTGCCTCACTGTAACTTACTGTCTTGCCTCAATCTTATGGCTAAGAACCAAAGGAATGGAGCATCCAGAGTCTTTCATGTGAACATGATTCAATCTGATTTAAATGCGAGCAGGCTTTTATTCTTAATGAACATTATTTTCCTGTAATCCATGGGTGATGTGGCCCAGTGACTTCCCAGGAGCTACAATCACTGAAGGACATCCATGTAAGCTTCACAGCTCTGTTTAGCTGCGGCATTACCGCAGGCTGGGGAAAGCCCCCGGTGAGGCAcctgcagaggggagcagggctgctggggacacactgccccttccctcccggcctcccttccccagggcaaCCCTCAGCAGCCTCCAACCACACTGTTCCCATTGCACTGTCTTTTAcatgagggaaaaggaagctGTAGGAGCCAGA contains:
- the MOS gene encoding proto-oncogene serine/threonine-protein kinase mos; amino-acid sequence: MPSPIPLNCFLSFEYSPSAHLRPCSSPLVIPGKHSKSFLGGASSARTRRLPPRLSWYSIDWEQLCLLQPLGSGGFGSVYKATYHGATVAVKQVKKSSKNRLASRQSFWAELNVVQLQHNNVVRVVAASTCAPASENSLGTIIMEYVGNITLHHVIYGTGDAWTQREDDEGGCGRKTLSMEDTMCYSCDIMTGLAFLHSRDIVHLDLKPANVFITEQGVCKIGDFGCSQKLEKGLSQSGHVCHQGGTYTHRAPELLKGERVTAKADIYSFAITLWQMLMREQPYLGERQYVLYAVVAYNLRPSLAAEVFRQSAAGQTLHSIISCCWKANVEERLSADQLLPSLRALKKSL